One Trichoplusia ni isolate ovarian cell line Hi5 chromosome 6, tn1, whole genome shotgun sequence DNA segment encodes these proteins:
- the LOC113495458 gene encoding PDZ and LIM domain protein Zasp isoform X1 yields MAQLITVRLNKADQQPLGFRLQGGKDFGTPLVVQKVNGGSAAERAGLQAGDALIRVNTTDVYLLRHQEAQDAIRAAGGNLELTVQRGGGTWRPSVTPTGSLPRPGSRSIGSTPTLVTNTSLKATPQPSRAFGSGHNNVAKPFGYMNGNDSVKSIVNKQYNTPVNMYSDKTIAETLSAQTEVLAGGVLGVNFKKNEKTYDAEKSAVFKVLQEEQNDPEPEPSHFYSRASVARAGTPCSLHRTHRSRSRTPRVLAGTPQPPPPVARASTGTQTPQEQLAPEPPHRPSIPMGCHEVLPDGRIALGAPALPQPRDALPVVNDTPYCSDCNRYIIGVFVRIKDKNLHVECFKCSTCGTSLKNQGYYNLNGKLYCDIHAKLVARNNPPAPNLEPVTVPPGSRIPSNTYSTPLPPLATNNYTNGSSSLFSPSSNLSGPKPFGSSIGSAYSPSLSPRSAPMSPARPVTAPAPAPAPLVAPAPAPVPPPAAPFAPTQNVKSIVWPPPANPSDDEPPKYDPSMKPAAPACGKEIISQSVNKIIKDTESNIANMQQQMEQFVTSSKQIEEFSSSVSYASAAMSSMTATTKSESIAQSKQSQIMQESTSQTIQSYSQESSKCQSKTLYEAQTCPSKGDNPVSKIEKVQTIQSKEDVQSKISESKIVKISDPPKVEDKRQVIQNTESNIECASQNVRQESNTNKPVESHEVVSNNEQVSQTKEAAVQNEVRGSQVTAQLENKYNEKTNIQSETSKLGTMQTCNNPVSQQNVAGSLVDALTTAPDRPYSPLPQPCQPISITGQPICEEKPVQHLEEQQIESQEMAEINRTQLPAQQSPMFMQEKRAVSPIPPIKTYNPPEKVEPPVPMPAETKPYIPPDFKIVIEPKTPREAATTPLVEALTTAPDRPFTPITTYEENPNRNQSISRGSLRDALTIAPDRPYSPFGTSTSTSQTNQYMTSTISLTETNLSDIVKPIATQTTTQMTDHMHSEFSAMQNTCKLQSSSEMSAFRPVPKQVFPPPQPEEFCMLQNFPPISNELKTSFTQATKTKQETSYSESMMMQQSSLSTTMASQGYSSVKTAQNYFEQLDKKESLTSTAVRSKSGLHKPDSIPPYQRNFEQLPSQRGISPDMYNAPAVLQRPVTPTTNPPTRPKEKSLEPNPQAQPQSHYVSPQVQPQRVPQIKTPVQQPPVQFRKETPITMTFQPVTDDNFMRVTSSPVPRSSRPTTPSSMINKPAPIIPHYQMNLVTVEHLAPESHLYEPSSREGSRSPTPKPRSRSPAQGPPPNPLKAQAPRIKDPQPQYYSSDSYVSQDATNLQRQHEMDQRNFQTAAEIYNTGATKSWGQSQQSQPCMVKEQKHSNVGYKSENYTKGDMKFKEDSLVQENYGQRQMQSQNVIEQGNTTVHTTRKTFEEFERKQSAKVVEIRKGGSSFSGAYEENVDSNIRPSNINPKQVFPPPMMSLPPTQQSSSLNLTNQNMQSANRTIDNYDPKPSISGANLGPVCDPTPSTGSSVGAAARGKTFGVSSAPKRGRGVLNKAALPGSRVPLCASCNGHIRGPFITALGRIWCPEHFICVNATCRRPLQDIGFVEENGQLYCEFCFEQYIAPACDKCHAKIKGDCLNAIGKHYHPECFNCVYCGKLFGNNPFFLEDGLPYCEADWNDLFTTKCFACGFPVEAGDRWVEALNNNYHSQCFNCTVCKKNLEGQSFFAKGGRPFCKTHAR; encoded by the exons aTGGCACAGTTAATAACTGTGCGGTTGAACAAAGCCGACCAACAGCCCTTGGGTTTCCGTCTGCAGGGCGGCAAAGACTTCGGCACACCTCTTGTTGTTCAGAAG GTAAATGGTGGTAGTGCAGCGGAACGCGCTGGTCTCCAGGCTGGCGACGCCCTGATCCGCGTCAACACCACTGACGTATACCTGTTGCGTCATCAAGAGGCTCAGGACGCCATCCGCGCCGCTGGAGGCAACCTCGAACTCACCGTACAACG TGGAGGCGGCACTTGGCGTCCGTCCGTCACTCCGACCGGCAGCCTGCCCAGGCCTGGTTCCAGATCCATCGGCAGTACCCCGACCCTCGTCACCAACACCTCGCTCAAGGCCACGCCGCAACCATCCCGCGCTTTTGGCTCCGGACACAACAATGTTGCTAAACCCTTTGGCTAC ATGAACGGCAACGACTCAGTCAAGAGCATAGTGAACAAACAGTACAACACCCCTGTCAATATGTACAGCGACAAAACCATCGCGGAGACGCTCTCGGCGCAAACTGAAGTCCTGGCTGGAGGAGTCCTGGG AGTGAACTTTAAGAAAAATGAGAAGACATACGATGCAGAAAAAAGTGCCGTTTTCAAGGTTCTGCAAGAGGAACAGAACGACCCCGAACCAG AGCCTTCTCACTTTTACTCGCGAGCGAGCGTGGCGCGCGCGGGCACGCCGTGCAGCCTGCACCGCACGCACCGGTCGCGCTCGCGCACGCCGCGCGTGCTGGCGGGCacgccgcagccgccgccgcccgtgGCGCGCGCCAGCACGGGCACGCAGACGCCGCAGGAGCAGCTGGCGCCCGAGCCGCCGCACCGGCCCAGCATCCCCATGGGCTGCCACGAGGTGCTGCCGGACGGCCGCATCGCGCTCGGCGCGCCCGCGCTGCCGCAGCCCCGCGACGCGCTGCCGGTCGTCAACGACACCCCCTATTGCTCCGACTGTAATCGCTACATTAT CGGTGTGTTCGTGCGCATCAAGGACAAGAACCTGCACGTGGAATGCTTCAAGTGCTCGACGTGCGGCACTTCACTCAAAAATCAGGGCTACTACAACCTGAACGGGAAACTGTATTGTGACATTCACGCTAAGCTCGTCGCCCGCAACAACCCGCCTGCGCCCAATCTTGAACCTGTTACCGTGCCTCC TGGCAGCAGGATCCCTAGCAACACATACTCGACTCCGCTGCCACCACTGGCGACTAACAACTACACCAATGGATCGTCTTCTCTGTTCAGc CCATCAAGCAACCTGTCTGGACCGAAGCCATTCGGATCCTCAATCGGGTCTGCCTACTCTCCATCGCTGTCTCCTCGCTCAGCGCCGATGTCGCCCGCGCGGCCGGTCACCGCGCCCGCACCAGCGCCGGCCCCACTGGTCGCTCCAGCCCCGGCCCCTGTACCTCCACCAGCGGCTCCATTCGCGCCCA CACAAAATGTAAAAAGCATTGTGTGGCCCCCACCCGCCAATCCCTCTGATGATGAACCGCCAAAGTATGACCCCAGTATGAAGCCTGCGGCTCCTGCTTGTGGGAAAGAAATTATATCGCAGTCGGTCAACAAAATCATTAAAGACACCGAATCAAACATTGCGAATATGCAACAACAAATGGAACAATTTGTAACATCTTCAAAACAAATAGAAGAATTTTCATCAAGTGTTTCGTATGCTTCTGCGGCAATGTCTTCTATGACTGCAACCACTAAATCCGAATCTATTGCACAAAGCAAACAATCCCAAATAATGCAAGAATCTACGAGTCAAACCATACAGTCGTATTCACAGGAGTCCTCAAAATGCCAAAGTAAAACTTTATATGAAGCACAAACTTGCCCTTCAAAGGGCGATAATCCTGTAagcaaaattgaaaaagttcAAACCATTCAATCTAAAGAAGACGTACAGTCTAAAATTTCTGAAagcaaaattgtaaaaatatctgaTCCTCCAAAAGTTGAAGATAAGAGACAAGTTATTCAGAATACTGAATCTAACATTGAATGTGCTAGTCAAAATGTAAGACAAGAATCAAACACTAATAAACCTGTAGAAAGTCATGAAGTCGTAAGTAATAATGAACAAGTTAGTCAAACGAAAGAAGCTGCAGTGCAGAATGAAGTTCGTGGATCACAAGTTACGGCacaactagaaaataaatacaatgagAAAACCAACATACAATCGGAAACTTCTAAGTTAGGCACTATGCAAACCTGCAATAACCCGGTATCCCAGCAAAATGTGGCAGGATCACTCGTAGATGCATTAACAACTGCACCGGATCGCCCATATTCACCATTACCTCAACCTTGTCAGCCTATCAGTATAACCGGACAACCTATATGTGAAGAAAAACCAGTTCAGCATTTAGAGGAACAACAGATCGAGTCACAAGAGATGGCTGAAATAAATAGAACGCAGTTGCCTGCACAACAATCACCGATGTTCATGCAAGAAAAACGTGCTGTTTCACCAATACCACCCATAAAGACATACAACCCTCCCGAAAAAGTTGAACCTCCAGTTCCAATGCCCGCAGAAACAAAACCATACATACCACccgattttaaaatagttatagaACCTAAAACACCACGCGAAGCAGCAACGACGCCTTTAGTGGAAGCTTTGACAACGGCGCCTGATAGACCATTTACGCCAATAACCACCTATGAAGAAAACCCAAATCGCAATCAATCAATATCAAGGGGATCGCTAAGGGATGCCCTAACTATTGCTCCAGATAGGCCTTACAGTCCATTTGGTACCAGTACAAGTACTAGTCAAACAAATCAATACATGACAAGTACTATTTCTCTGACAGAAACCAACCTATCTGATATTGTCAAACCTATTGCAACTCAAACAACAACTCAAATGACTGATCATATGCATTCTGAATTCTCAGCGATGCAAAATACGTGTAAGCTGCAGTCATCTTCTGAAATGTCTGCCTTTAGACCGGTTCCTAAGCAAGTATTTCCCCCTCCGCAACCTGAAGAGTTTTGCATGCTGCAAAACTTTCCTCCTATTagtaatgaattaaaaaccAGCTTCACTCAGgcaaccaaaacaaaacaagaaacatCTTATTCAGAATCAATGATGATGCAGCAGTCTTCACTCTCGACTACTATGGCCAGTCAAGGGTATTCTTCGGTTAAAACggctcaaaattattttgaacaattaGACAAAAAGGAATCACTAACTTCAACTGCGGTTAGGTCTAAGTCTGGATTGCATAAACCCGATAGTATTCCACCTTATCAAAGAAACTTTGAACAGCTGCCTTCACAAAGAGGAATTTCACCAGATATGTATAATGCTCCCGCAGTTTTGCAAAGACCGGTTACGCCAACAACTAACCCACCCACTAGGCCGAAGGAAAAATCGCTTGAACCAAATCCACAAGCACAACCGCAGTCTCACTATGTCTCTCCCCAAGTACAACCGCAAAGAGTTCCACAAATAAAAACTCCTGTTCAGCAGCCTCCAGTACAGTTCCGTAAAGAAACTCCTATTACTATGACATTTCAACCAGTTACTGATGATAACTTCATGAGAGTAACAAGCAGTCCAGTTCCTCGCAGTAGTCGTCCAACAACTCCAAGTAGTATGATTAACAAACCGGCGCCGATTATTCCACATTATCAGATGAATTTAGTAACTGTAGAACATTTGGCCCCAGAGAGCCATTTGTATGAACCGTCAAGTCGAGAAGGCAGCAGGTCGCCTACGCCGAAACCTAGATCTCGATCACCTGCGCAGGGTCCTCCTCCGAACCCGTTGAAAGCTCAAGCACCACGCATTAAAGATCCACAACCACAATATTATTCATCGGATTCATATGTTTCTCAAGATGCTACAAACTTACAAAGGCAACATGAAATGGATCAAAGGAACTTCCAAACCGCAGCCGAAATTTATAATACTGGTGCAACTAAGAGCTGGGGACAAAGTCAACAAAGTCAGCCTTGCATGGTCAAAGAGCAGAAGCATTCAAACGTCGGATACAAAAGCGAAAATTATACTAAGGGCgatatgaaatttaaagaaGACTCTTTAGTTCAAGAAAATTACGGTCAAAGACAAATGCAGTCTCAGAATGTTATAGAACAGGGAAATACCACAGTACATACGACTAGAAAAACATTTGAAGAATTTGAAAGAAAGCAATCAGCTAAAGTAGTTGAGATCAGAAAGGGGGGTTCATCATTTTCTGGGGCATACGAAGAAAATGTGGACTCTAACATTCGACCTTCCAACATTAACCCAAAACAAGTGTTTCCACCACCTATGATGAGTTTGCCACCTACACAACAGAGTTCATCTCTTAACCTTACTAATCAAAATATGCAGTCCGCCAATAGAACAATAGACAATTACGATCCAAAGCCTTCGATTTCTGGTGCTAACCTAGGTCCAGTGTGTGATCCTACCCCATCGACAGGTTCGAGTGTAGGAGCTGCCGCTCGTGGCAAAACTTTTGGTGTTTCCTCCGCACCAAAACGAGGAAGGGGTGTTTTGAATAAAGCTGCGCTGCCCGGCTCCCGTGTCCCACTATGCGCTTCCTGTAATGGGCATATTAG GGGACCATTCATTACGGCTTTGGGCCGCATCTGGTGTCCTGAGCACTTCATTTGCGTGAACGCTACGTGTAGGCGCCCGCTTCAGGACATCGGTTTCGTTGAAGAAAATGGTCAACTATACTGTGAATTCTGTTTTGAACAGTACATCGCCCCTGCCTGCGATAAGTGTCACGCCAAAATTAAGGGC GATTGCTTAAACGCTATCGGCAAGCACTACCACCCAGAATGCTTCAACTGCGTATACTGTGGAAAACTGTTCGGAAACAACCCCTTCTTCCTGGAAGATGGTCTGCCATACTGTGAAGCTG ATTGGAACGACCTGTTCACGACAAAATGTTTCGCTTGCGGCTTCCCCGTGGAGGCAGGCGACAGGTGGGTCGAGGCGCTCAACAATAACTACCACAGTCAGTGCTTCAACTGCACG GTGTGCAAAAAGAATCTCGAAGGACAGAGTTTCTTCGCCAAGGGAGGTAGACCTTTCTGTAAAACTCACGCCCGCTAG
- the LOC113495458 gene encoding PDZ and LIM domain protein Zasp isoform X5: MAQLITVRLNKADQQPLGFRLQGGKDFGTPLVVQKVNGGSAAERAGLQAGDALIRVNTTDVYLLRHQEAQDAIRAAGGNLELTVQRGGGTWRPSVTPTGSLPRPGSRSIGSTPTLVTNTSLKATPQPSRAFGSGHNNVAKPFGYMNGNDSVKSIVNKQYNTPVNMYSDKTIAETLSAQTEVLAGGVLGVNFKKNEKTYDAEKSAVFKVLQEEQNDPEPEPSHFYSRASVARAGTPCSLHRTHRSRSRTPRVLAGTPQPPPPVARASTGTQTPQEQLAPEPPHRPSIPMGCHEVLPDGRIALGAPALPQPRDALPVVNDTPYCSDCNRYIIGVFVRIKDKNLHVECFKCSTCGTSLKNQGYYNLNGKLYCDIHAKLVARNNPPAPNLEPVTVPPGSRIPSNTYSTPLPPLATNNYTNGSSSLFSPSSNLSGPKPFGSSIGSAYSPSLSPRSAPMSPARPVTAPAPAPAPLVAPAPAPVPPPAAPFAPKTPGSLFKGSSVGAAARGKTFGVSSAPKRGRGVLNKAALPGSRVPLCASCNGHIRGPFITALGRIWCPEHFICVNATCRRPLQDIGFVEENGQLYCEFCFEQYIAPACDKCHAKIKGDCLNAIGKHYHPECFNCVYCGKLFGNNPFFLEDGLPYCEADWNDLFTTKCFACGFPVEAGDRWVEALNNNYHSQCFNCTVCKKNLEGQSFFAKGGRPFCKTHAR; this comes from the exons aTGGCACAGTTAATAACTGTGCGGTTGAACAAAGCCGACCAACAGCCCTTGGGTTTCCGTCTGCAGGGCGGCAAAGACTTCGGCACACCTCTTGTTGTTCAGAAG GTAAATGGTGGTAGTGCAGCGGAACGCGCTGGTCTCCAGGCTGGCGACGCCCTGATCCGCGTCAACACCACTGACGTATACCTGTTGCGTCATCAAGAGGCTCAGGACGCCATCCGCGCCGCTGGAGGCAACCTCGAACTCACCGTACAACG TGGAGGCGGCACTTGGCGTCCGTCCGTCACTCCGACCGGCAGCCTGCCCAGGCCTGGTTCCAGATCCATCGGCAGTACCCCGACCCTCGTCACCAACACCTCGCTCAAGGCCACGCCGCAACCATCCCGCGCTTTTGGCTCCGGACACAACAATGTTGCTAAACCCTTTGGCTAC ATGAACGGCAACGACTCAGTCAAGAGCATAGTGAACAAACAGTACAACACCCCTGTCAATATGTACAGCGACAAAACCATCGCGGAGACGCTCTCGGCGCAAACTGAAGTCCTGGCTGGAGGAGTCCTGGG AGTGAACTTTAAGAAAAATGAGAAGACATACGATGCAGAAAAAAGTGCCGTTTTCAAGGTTCTGCAAGAGGAACAGAACGACCCCGAACCAG AGCCTTCTCACTTTTACTCGCGAGCGAGCGTGGCGCGCGCGGGCACGCCGTGCAGCCTGCACCGCACGCACCGGTCGCGCTCGCGCACGCCGCGCGTGCTGGCGGGCacgccgcagccgccgccgcccgtgGCGCGCGCCAGCACGGGCACGCAGACGCCGCAGGAGCAGCTGGCGCCCGAGCCGCCGCACCGGCCCAGCATCCCCATGGGCTGCCACGAGGTGCTGCCGGACGGCCGCATCGCGCTCGGCGCGCCCGCGCTGCCGCAGCCCCGCGACGCGCTGCCGGTCGTCAACGACACCCCCTATTGCTCCGACTGTAATCGCTACATTAT CGGTGTGTTCGTGCGCATCAAGGACAAGAACCTGCACGTGGAATGCTTCAAGTGCTCGACGTGCGGCACTTCACTCAAAAATCAGGGCTACTACAACCTGAACGGGAAACTGTATTGTGACATTCACGCTAAGCTCGTCGCCCGCAACAACCCGCCTGCGCCCAATCTTGAACCTGTTACCGTGCCTCC TGGCAGCAGGATCCCTAGCAACACATACTCGACTCCGCTGCCACCACTGGCGACTAACAACTACACCAATGGATCGTCTTCTCTGTTCAGc CCATCAAGCAACCTGTCTGGACCGAAGCCATTCGGATCCTCAATCGGGTCTGCCTACTCTCCATCGCTGTCTCCTCGCTCAGCGCCGATGTCGCCCGCGCGGCCGGTCACCGCGCCCGCACCAGCGCCGGCCCCACTGGTCGCTCCAGCCCCGGCCCCTGTACCTCCACCAGCGGCTCCATTCGCGCCCA AGACCCCAGGTTCCctttttaaag GTTCGAGTGTAGGAGCTGCCGCTCGTGGCAAAACTTTTGGTGTTTCCTCCGCACCAAAACGAGGAAGGGGTGTTTTGAATAAAGCTGCGCTGCCCGGCTCCCGTGTCCCACTATGCGCTTCCTGTAATGGGCATATTAG GGGACCATTCATTACGGCTTTGGGCCGCATCTGGTGTCCTGAGCACTTCATTTGCGTGAACGCTACGTGTAGGCGCCCGCTTCAGGACATCGGTTTCGTTGAAGAAAATGGTCAACTATACTGTGAATTCTGTTTTGAACAGTACATCGCCCCTGCCTGCGATAAGTGTCACGCCAAAATTAAGGGC GATTGCTTAAACGCTATCGGCAAGCACTACCACCCAGAATGCTTCAACTGCGTATACTGTGGAAAACTGTTCGGAAACAACCCCTTCTTCCTGGAAGATGGTCTGCCATACTGTGAAGCTG ATTGGAACGACCTGTTCACGACAAAATGTTTCGCTTGCGGCTTCCCCGTGGAGGCAGGCGACAGGTGGGTCGAGGCGCTCAACAATAACTACCACAGTCAGTGCTTCAACTGCACG GTGTGCAAAAAGAATCTCGAAGGACAGAGTTTCTTCGCCAAGGGAGGTAGACCTTTCTGTAAAACTCACGCCCGCTAG